The Littorina saxatilis isolate snail1 linkage group LG1, US_GU_Lsax_2.0, whole genome shotgun sequence nucleotide sequence CATAACAGACGTCACCAACAAATCCTTCGAGTTCTTCATCCAGTCAGACCCCAAGCAAAACTATACCTGCCCATCTTCTTGACTCTCATCAACACTACCTGGCATGAGCTGATGAACTTATAAAAATGCCTGAAAGCATGTCTCTTTGCCTTCgtgaatttttgttttgtttagaaaTGATGCCAAATAACGTGATCTGGGATTCTGGGTTGAGGTGGTCGAAGCGAAACTTGGTGCCACCCAACTGAGTGGGAACAAGCCACGGGGTCTGCTtggttgttctttctttctttatttggtgtttaacgtcgttttcaaccacgaaggttatatcgcaacggggaaagggggttaaagggcagctgtcgggttgcctggtctcaaaaatgcgcggagtcgcgtgcaaaaacgcgtttaagagttttccgagttgattcaactaaagactgttgatttggtccagaagaagacactttcatcattagtttgaaaccattaaaatgcgtgaaactttctgctagttctcacaatccgcaaaaaaacgaagcagttggcaggccgaaacgactcaaaatccgcgaccaacaactctgtcagcacaagaaagacgccgcagcgtttgccttgctgtgacgtcactcgaggaagccgataaggccgctgtgaagtttagagtacaatgtagactacagctggacatctgtaatgctgtacgcgtgattgattcttgcacaaagtaaagtattaggatggtaatatcttctcaagacccacgttcacattttctcttctttgatctgaccgactgcaacctttccaagtcatttctaaagtggttcacatgctgttgctactcctccagtccacccggttaaaccataaagttgctcaaccacagaccctcgtgtcccttgtcagcagacactgtacacttatgaagaaggtccgcttgaggtgtcacaccaattaccgtgtacgtgtgaggtacagaattcaagacaaaagccaactctgtcggtgggaaaatctaggaaagagatgatgataatacatcttcagttactcactcaagtagatagacgagataagataaagggaagagagacggagacaaagatgaaacagtggatctagtgtggaaaatgggggaggggggttcggccgcaaaaaatcaaagatgaatttgtcaaactgtgtttgtgatggttatcgtgtgtgagtgtgtgtgtgtgtgtgtgtgtgataacacgtatatgtgtgtgtgtctgtgtatatgtgtgataacacgtgtgtgtgtgtgtctgtgtatatgtgtgataacacgtgtgtgtgtgtgtatgtatgtgtgtgtgtgtctgtgtgtgtctgtgtgtgagtgtgtttgtgtgtgtgtgtttgtgttcctcgacgcgtgacaatatctgccaataagttgaacaaaaacagggttcaagtggaacaaaagcaggagggggacggaagacatgttatgaactccgttttttactgcgaaattttggcctgggagaagtcaccccatcctaagtttctcttcacctacccgtgaagtatgcttgagggcttgactagacaacccgattgcgcccattacacggcataaagagagcaccgttcaacccggccgattccgcggctgacgtcacgcgtccaagggaagtaattttcgagcgggctgcattgactcggccaagaatgcaaactttcttcgattaaagacattgtagcatgtctaaagtcttcggacttgtgttatcaagctgtcaaaatcaccaagtaacttttaagtatagtttcagttacatgataactcattctaaggaacagattttgagagccacaacccgacagctgccctttaacaagggtaacaagaaattcctccgataggaaaaacacccccgttggtcaaagggaaataaccattctcactgctcaggattgagcaatttagagcttatctctaagcccttttgaactgttatggcttctcaaaggaaggccagttcatacaaatacacaaaagccgccagaccacatcacaaacagaactgaacaatccacaggtgttgcccacatagagagagagacacacacacacacacacacaaacacagagaagccgtatatatagagagatagatgacagtgtatttttcgcgtggctataaattgattcgacctttgcacttttacagtgaggataatttacgggtccaatttacgttctggacactgcggtgaccttctaaaaatagtaacagaacgccgggaatatccgaagatgccccctcattctatagtgcaccatacgaaggaagggaggtaaacgctgaaaacatggagaagataaggaagagttatgccgtagttgatccccccaaaaaaccaaaatccaccaataactccctaaccgtgtgtttgactggtcccaatttttgtaaggaccgtctcaggaatgtatagaacctgttcaccaagtttggtgacgatcggtgcgaacacaaacaaacacacaaacaaacacacaaacaaacaaacaaacaaacacacaaacaaacaaacaaacaaacacatccagtgaaacctatacacacccctataccgggggtgtaaaaagagaaacagaaatccattagtcgcctcttacgacatgctggggagcatcgggtaaattcttccccctaatctcaatttcaacccaTCAGGCCCTGCGGCTGCATACCACctatttgggtggcacccactttcgcttcgtgcatctcagccctAGAGAATTATCTCTGGAGCTTTGGAAATGGCAGAAATCTGTAAAACGGTGGGAAATCTCATGTCCCACTGTACATTTCCTCAAAACAAACCTCTTGCTAAAGGACAAGAAAGTTGATTTTGATCCATGCAagataaaaatatataaaaacgtATTGTGTTGTAGTTTTTATTCAGCATGGCAGAAGTGCAAAGAATGAAAACAACGTAGAAAAGGAAAAAATCAATGATACGTTTTTTGTCAAAAAGAACCATCAACATAAAAAAATCTCCCGCAGAAATAGCACTGGTTCTCATCTTAAGTTTGTGAAAATCATTCACTGACAAGAAAATATATACAATGCATAGAAATGAAAGGATCTTTTCATAGTTATTTGTAACTCAAGAATGAGCCATTGTCAATGCATATAAGGTGAAACTTCATTACTCGAAACAAAATGCACACTCACTTAAATGTCTTAAATCACCACAGAACATGACTTCTTCAAGTCATACAAATCTTACAGTATGCACACAACGCATGGCATTGAAACTACAAACTGTAAAAATGTCAGGAAAAAAATCACACTTCATTCAAACATGCACAGTATAGAAAACAGGAATGTACAACAAAAAATCATCTCAAAAGCACCATTCAGACTCTTTTTGCATGTGCTAAGCAGATGCCGATTTGCTTTCTTCATGCATTTTATCTTATCCAGACACAGTAACCAACTTGTAAAAAGAAATATGGCTAGGGAAGGCAATCTTGCTTCAATGTGAGAATAGACAAATTCCAAAAAATAACTCCgtcaggtttgtatgtgttgtgggagagtgaccttttcttgcaaaacctctggcaaacattggaggggccaatcactagcgacggGAGTGTCAGAAacaggttttgcaagaaaaggtcattcttccacaacccacacaagcccgacggagttatttccgaaaatcgtctattgaccCCAGGGCAACAAACTATCATACATCTCACACTCATTCATCTTTGCTGGTAAGTCTCTCAGTTATCCTGTCACATACTGGTAACACTGTCATACGTTATTTCATATACACAAATTGCGGGTGCAACACCACTTATCAAAACTAATGCTGGTTTGTGCCAAAGAAAAATGTACTACTGTACATTGAACTAAGGAGTGAGAAGACAGCGATTCAAGAGTCCTGTAATTTTGAAGCCTATCTATTTTCTCATCTTTACGGTTGACTGAAACTTGAAACAAAAACTGTTTGGCATCATTCTGCACGGAAGAATCACACTTTGgcaaaatgttgtatttggAGATGAAACCTTTAGATCTAGTTGACAGTATAGGTCACAGCATACAGTACCATTACCCCCTCCccttacccccctcccccccccaaaccccaccctctcccccAACAACTAATTTTTCTGTGACATTACATGAATTTCTTACTTGTGGTTTGGAAGATCCTTGCCCCCTCAATACTCTTCATCGCTAACTACCTCTTTGCCCCagtgtacacccccccccccccaaaaaaaaaaaaaaacccaaaaaaaaccacccacccATCCATACTACACCCACCTTTTGATATTTCTTGATAGTTTTTTTAAGCCTTACCCCCACTCCGAAAACTTACTGTTTCCGCTGTCTTAAATCCCCATCCCCTATTGAGTTTTCCCCCGTACCTGACTCACTCTCTGTTTCTGCTTTATCATCGGCATCTCCCTTGCTTTCCTCTTTCCGACCCTCTGGCTTGGAGCGCTGGAGAAAACCTTTAATTTTGGCCACCAGCCCCTTTTTCTTTGATGGATCCAGCAGAATGAAGCGCCGTGTGGTTAGGTTGTGTATGGAACCGAACGCTATGGCAACCACTGTGCACGCCAGGCAGATGACGTTATAGGGCATGCTGAAGTCTGGCGTCGGCAGGGAGACAAGGAGAGACTCTGTGTACAGTCGTATGAATTTGGTGGACGTCTCGTCAGATAATCTGCAACAAAAGGTAGGAGTGGGTGTGTAATTACCTGATTTGTAAATTACAGCAAGATATtgcacataaaaaaaacaatgtatTCATCTTGGGAGATCAAAAGACATGTGGATGAAAGGGGGAGATGGCAAACTAACATTAGCACCATTGCACTAGTGATGTGTCAAGGCTAACTCTTCCCAGTCAAAATGGATAGTCTCTTAAAAGACATAGCATGAGTTTCTTCAGATATCTAACATGACCAAAGAAAAAAGGACAGAACAACTAGCTATGATAATATTACTCTGCTCCTCACCCACATCAAAACGCACACACTCCTTTACCAGCTTTTCTTACTTCTGAGTGCTTTCTCATTACTGTTCGATAATCTCTAACCTTGTTTCAATTAATAAAGACCCTGATGAATTAACAGCAGCTACAGCTTTACAGCTGGCGCAGATAAAATGAGACCTGGACTCACATTTGCTGCAGAGTGGAAGTGTTGTGGACGGGCACAGCAAAAGTTCTGTCGGCCGGCAACAGAAGGGAGATGACTGCTGAGTTGATGTAAAATCCGTGGTTGGCATCGGGCGGGTACTCCGTCCATTTCAGGAAGGCGCGCTCAAACTGCAGGCTGACCTTGGTCACTGACCTTGGGGCCAAGGTGAAGGACAGCTCAAGGTGATATGATCGCTCCCTGTCTCTCCCAGGGACATAGTGCACTTTGTCTGCAAAACAAGACACAAACTAATAAAAATTTAACACAGCTCACAGCCAAATCATTTGCATGCCCACATTATCAAGTTTTatacaacaaaaaccacaatTATGAGCCTTGTCTTCATGTCTTAACATTGTTCTTCCCACCTTACTTGAGAGGAATCTCTATCAACAGCATAATAGCATTAATTACGCCAAAACAGGGAGGCACAGATGAAACTGTCCCTGTAAAAAAACATGTGCACCAGAAGTATTAGGTGTCTAGAAATAAATGTGTGTATAACATgcaagtaccgtactttccgggtcataaggcgcgacttttttcctcgagttcgacccctgcgtcttgtataacgaagcgtctaatccgtgtatgaaatacgaaaaaaatcaaagagaccgcctgagtaccagtcaaacaacttgtgataatgcatgtttcagctactaggtactgccctggccaagtttcctgagctctcaagccacccagctatcacaatgcctgcctttgatctggccgcacacacagagcacacataattatttccactctgttaaactcggtcactgaccgatcactgacccggtgcaggaagtatttcctctctcagatatgacaggggaaccacctctcatggcaaaaactgggtcattgacccctgggaagaaggtcgtgtctataaacaaggccacccagctatcacaatgtctTTGATCTCCCCGCACACACAGAGTtcgactctgttaaactcggtcactgagcggtcactgaccccgaagcaggaagtgtttcctctctcagatatgacaggaaccacctctcatggcaaaaactgggtcattgacccctgggaagaaggtcgtgtctataaacaatggacctggctttgatctcgccggcttattttcattcttcgactaccggtatactttttcaattttggtgcgccctatcggccccctgcgtccaatgggtgactggattacaattttttttaaaaagaagggggtgcgtcttagataacgaagcgccttgtcacccggaaagtacggtacacaCAAACAGAAGCAAATTCTGCTGGGATGtttctttaggccaaaaaaaaaaaataggtctgtttacggtaacccgaccgaccctatttttttcgcgcgaccctagactttttttggcatttgggggaaaaaaaaaaaaaaaaaaaatcttttgtttttttggcaaaatagcgtaaaaatatggttttttggaaaaaaaaaaaaaaaaaaaaaaaatcctgacctaccgaccctattttttgggcctatgttaccgtaaacagacctttttttttttttggccttatcataAAAGCAGAGGGatataagtgtgtgtgagtgtgatagCACAGGAGAGCGAACTTACAGGGCACTTCTCTGCCTTTGTTGTCAATGTTGACGGACCTGAAGAAGGCGCGAGTAAACCAGGGCAGGGTGTCCATGTAGTAGATGGGCATTGGTGTGTTCAGCGTGTTGTAGATCAGACAGCTCACTCCTCCCTTCTCCAGTCCGTAGCCTGAAACATACACCACTCATTGTATCTTTTGCAAACAAatattgtacagtggaacccccttttaaaaccacgaaaaatctgagaaaatgagaTTTTAGAAaggaggggggtcttaaaatgggggcaaatttgatagaggttatgaacagaaagtctgagagaacaaggtcttaaaagggagggagtcttaaattggggaggaggagggggggggggtggttcttaaaaggggggttccactgtagtctgTGCCAGTTCTGTCATCGTCAGTCTTATAGCAGTTTTCCATCTAAAACACCATGAAGtcgtagggcggggatgtagctcagtcggtagcgcgctggatttgtatccagttggccgctgtcagcgtgagttcgtccccacgttcggcgaaagatttatttctttgtgtgcagactctcctcggtgtccgaacacccccgtgtgtacacacaagcacaagaccaagtgcgcacgaaaaagatcctgtaatccatgtcagagttcggtgggttatagaaacacgaaaatacccagcatgcttcctccgaaagcggcgtatggctgcctaaatggcggggtaaaaacggtcatacacgtaaaagccgtgggagtttcagcccatgaacgaacaaacaaaccatgaaGTCGTTGCTGACAGCATGACTCACTTGTATTTGCTGGTGCACTTTACAGACACTAGTGTTGATGCAACAGTGGTCAGAGATGGACAAACATACAAACTAAATTATACCAAAATAGACAAGATTATAAAACAAAGATTCCTGCGCGCTTTATTAAAGTATTTATCTTATCTCCCTTGGACGACTTTATAAGGCATTTCATTGATAACCATGTCATGCCCACATGTTTAAGCGTCTCGTGAATATGAGTCCTCAGGTATAGTAGAGTCAACCGCATGCCTCAATTGTAAAGATtacaaaacaacaccaaaagaTTTCTTCTTCCTTGcagcatagataaaaatgtcagaCCTACCAGTGATGTATCTATGTGCGTAGACAGGAGGAGACGTGATGTCGCCATACTCAAATTTGGCGTTGTAGTTAGCACCGACATTCAGCACCCTTCTCTCTTTCACCTGCGCAGGTATGTCATACACAGCAAGCTTGTGCACACCTGTACTCTGCTGGCTGCTTTGTTCCTCAGTCGGGGCCGGTGACATGGTGAAACGTTCCTTATCCTGCAGGCATTACATTACAgatgttaaaaacaaacaaacaaatgttcaTATAAATACTGCCTTCCTCTCACAACGCAACACCTGTTTAATGTGTGATGGAAGCGAAAACTGTCAACAGTTGTGTAACTTAATCTTGACAAAACATCCACAATGCTGAAGCCTCAACACGTTCAGATCCTAGCAGGGTGGAGTTACAGGGACAGAGGAAAGAGGAGGTAGGGGcaggaagaagaaaagaaaaaaaacacacaaaagaacTGACCCTATTGTCTGAAGTGTCCACAAATAAAAAAGAGGTAGGggcaggttggttggttgttattgtttatcgtctcttcagaaTTGTAATGCTATTGGAGGCCGAGGTAGGGGCAGGAAGAAGAGaaataagcaacaacaaaacacacacacctgattGTCGGAAGTGTCCACAAAGATCTTGCTGTGAGTAGCCAGGGGGCAGTGTGAGGACAGAGACTGACCGAACACCTTGCGCATCGCCCAGTCTGCACACAGCGCAAACAATCAATTAGAAATGGTCAGTCTGGTCAGTCAATCAGTCTCAAACAACAATGAATTGCACATTCAATCAGTCTCAAACATCatgaaaacaaacactcaacatgCCTAAAATACCTTCCCAGAAAACTTTCTGTAGTCCAGTGTTCCCTCTACACAGAACAACACCTGACATGGATTaaaggatctttttcgtgtgaACTTGGTCTTGCGATTGCGTGTttacacgaagggggataaggcacgtccaggtctgcacataatttgacctgggagatcggaaaaatctgtACCCTAAACCCAACAAGCGTGGCCGGGAttggaacccacgaccttccactTAGTCGACTGGCGTCTTATCCACctggccactgcgcccgtcagaatAAGTGTATGAAATGCGGCTCATACTCTGGTATCCATTGTTGTTGACCACAGCGTCCACCACCAGTGACAGCGACTGGGTCAGTTCCACTGCTTCTGAACTGCAGCTGCTGTCCTGTGGACACACAACGTCACACTTATTGTCaaatgtatacatatatatatattcaatattTTCTTCATAGTTCTGTGCGGATATACTTCCAGTTCCAGAGTAACAtattacagtcaaacctgtctataacaatgACCTAAGGGACTGACCAAAAGTGgttgtcatatatatatatatatacaggtaGTCACAGAGAAAAATAATTAAACACCACAATCCACACTTATCAATGAACTGGAGCGTAAAATTTGAAGAAGAAGGTAACATGCAATATGTTACTATGATAGCTTGCAGGAAGTAAAACAAATAAAGTGTGCAAACTGGACCAGTAACTTTCATTTTGATATGCTACTAACTAGCCTGGAAGCATTTCAGCACAGTCCACACTTATCAATGGACTGGACCGTAAAATTCGAGGAAGACGGTAACAACTAACATGCAATATGTCACTATGATGACTTGCAGGAAGTTAAAAAAATAAGGTGTGCAAACTGGACCAGTAACTTCCATTATTCTATGCTTCTAGCCTGGAAGTGTTTTACTGCATCTCTTGTAAGAATAAACTGTAACGGGGAACGAGAACCACTTACAGCACAGACAGGCCTGAAGTGCATGCCGAGGGAATGGTAGTAAGAGTCATGGAGCTTTTCAGCCTTGAACAGTGTAGACAGCCCTGCCTGCAAACAAAGCACACCATATTTTTCACTGAATTCAtcaacatgtacatgtattattaAATCTCAATCCGGAAGTCAGGACCTAAAACACTTATAATATTAGAGACCTTACTGGATAACCAAATATCTGACTGAAACAGCACATACATGTAATACTATAGAAAATTACATTTTACCAAATATCTGACTGAAacaacacatacatatatatactagatgaatacccgcttcgccgggtacggcttcgccaggaagaagtcgagccaaatacccggctgtgccggggacccgcctttgccgggtgtacgccggctttgccggcgcaccgcacgaaggaagggagataaacgcgcaaaacactggagaagagtaaaaatagtataacgggaatatggattgagcgttgtcgacagtgaccttctaaaaatagaaacgggaatatggattgacgccacacgaaggaagggagataaacgctgaaaacactggagaagataaggaagagttactgggaatggatccagagaaaaaccaaaatcggttcagcgctgcgcgctgagagcacgtgttgaaatatctcatcgagcaggttgtgtccggggtctacctgaatatgcccaccaaatttgaaacagatccatcgagaaccttgggcgtgcatcgcggacacacacacacacacagacagacacaagtcgtatatatatatataaatatatatatacaggaaATTACATTTTACCAGCGATAAAAAACAGATTCAAACTTCTACACTGCAACTGATGCTAAGGGTATTATTTGCCCTTATCATAAATACTAACAGATACGAAAAGCTAaacgaacccccccccctataaAATCTTGGTTTCTGATTAGAAGGCCCAAAATATTTTGGggggaaggggaaaaaaaggttCTAGGGACATGAGGAAAAATAGAGTCTGTCGGATATGGGAATCGTTGACTTTTTTTCTTGGCCTTATAATAGTATATACATGTATCACCATTTTCTCAATCATCTCAGACTAAAAGTCTTAATAT carries:
- the LOC138971264 gene encoding GPI transamidase component PIG-T-like, with protein sequence MADYRHRELLCQLFLFLCCLFVSFEAAKDDEFFEELYIKPFHSGHVSFYFQFTTKWNISLQDADNFQHYRLFPKSLGDVLATYNVQELHLTQTQGKWRHQSWGYPVEDAPAGAQLWVWFKPTVTDVDKTWKDLVNTLSGLFCSSLNFLDAKATVAPRWSFRPRGISPSPKNYAAQSTYVRYGALPREIVCTENLTPWKKLLPCDSKAGLSTLFKAEKLHDSYYHSLGMHFRPVCADSSCSSEAVELTQSLSLVVDAVVNNNGYQNWAMRKVFGQSLSSHCPLATHSKIFVDTSDNQDKERFTMSPAPTEEQSSQQSTGVHKLAVYDIPAQVKERRVLNVGANYNAKFEYGDITSPPVYAHRYITGYGLEKGGVSCLIYNTLNTPMPIYYMDTLPWFTRAFFRSVNIDNKGREVPYKVHYVPGRDRERSYHLELSFTLAPRSVTKVSLQFERAFLKWTEYPPDANHGFYINSAVISLLLPADRTFAVPVHNTSTLQQILSDETSTKFIRLYTESLLVSLPTPDFSMPYNVICLACTVVAIAFGSIHNLTTRRFILLDPSKKKGLVAKIKGFLQRSKPEGRKEESKGDADDKAETESESGTGENSIGDGDLRQRKQ